The Candidatus Thermodiscus eudorianus region CATCGCCGGGTTGATAGGCTTGCCCGTTGTAGCGTTTCTGGGTGATGACGGTAGCACTTTCACGGGGCTGGGCGTGGGCTTGTATAGGCTTGGCTGGGGATCCCGTGGGCGGTAGTGGGCCTCCGGTGTGTCCTCCCGGCTTCGAATTAAATACCCAGATCCATATCGTACATATATTCCATATTAGAATATATATACAGCTCTCCGGACCAATAGGATATACACGGTGAGAGAAACATGGTACCCCTAAAGCTACCCAGGAAACAGCTACCACTACTAGCCAGGGACATAATGAGCGCCCCGCCCTTCACCATAAGCGAGAAGACAAACCTCAGGGAAGCCGCAAAGATAATGTGCGACAACAAGGTAGGCAGCGTCCTAGTAGTCGGCAACGACGGAGAACTAAGGGGGATACTGACCGAGCGCGACCTCACCTGCGCCATGACCAGGGAGACGAGCGAGGTACCCATATGCGATCTCCCAGTCTGGGAGTTCATGACGCCAGACCCCGCCTACGTGCACCCCGAGACCCCAATAACCGAGGTCATGGAGAAGTTCAGGGAGCTTGGCGTTAGACACCTCCCCGTGGTCGACAGGGACGGGAAGCCCGTGGGCGTCATCTCGATCAGGGACGTGCTGGCGCTGATCGAGATACTCTTCAGGGTCTTCAAGTAAGGTGGAGCCCCCCCGGGGGCAATCCACATATTTCTTCATATACAGACTACTGTGAAACTCACCTATTAAAGAACTGCTTGACTACTATACCGGTGGGTATAGCTGCCCACGGTGCCTTTTCCATGACCGACATAGTAGGTACGATAGAGCTGCGCGCTATGGAGTGCCGTGAGAGGCTGGAGGGGAAGAGCTTCAATGATAGATGGATCCCCCGGCTCAAGTCGAAGATAGCCGAGGCTATAGCCGAGTGCATAGTCGAGCTGCTCGGAGAGGATATAGTCGAGGAGATATACTATGTAGACCTAGCCGGGGGAGAGGTTGTATACACCTACGAGGGCAGGGACGTAGACCTAATAGTAAAGGTAGCCGACAAGGTCTCCGGGCTCGAAAACGACATAAAGATGGCCCTGGAGAGGTCTCTAAACCCCATACTAAAGGAGGCAGTAGCATGGTACGTCTCGATGAGCGGCAAAACAGAGCTACTGGAGGTCCACGTCATAACAGACTACTCCCTGGGCTACGGCGTATTGATACGTAGCAAGTACTCCCCCGCCATACGGCTGTGGCCTAAGAAATCGGAGGAACGCCTGTCCTTCAGGCTGATATGAGGCCCTTCTCCTCGTCCCAGACCTTGATCAGCCGGGAGAACCTGGAGAATATCATGTTCCAGTAGGGAGCGTCCTCCTTGCTCCTGACTACGTGTATCTCGATCACGTTAGGGATGCCGAGCTTCTCGATAGGGTCGAAGCCGAACACCTCAGAGATTATTATCCTAGCCGCCTCGTCCAAGGCCCGTTCTAGCGCCTCCTCCGAGCTACCGTCTAGCTCCCTGCACCCCGGGGCGTAGAGGATCACGTCAAGGTCTTTCCCGCCATGCCCCGTTATATAGCTGTGCTCTCCGCCCGTCAGATCCGCCAGGTATATCGACTTTATACAACTGCCTATGCACTCCCTGGCTATATCCACTATACACTCTACCAGTGGCTCCGCGAGCCTCCGCTTTATATACTGCCAGGAGTGGCTGGTGTATCCGTTCTCCTCTATGTCGCGTTTTATCCTGGTGAAGAGCGAGTGCTCCCTGGTTATCTTACGTAGCTCCTGCTGGCCCTTGCCTATCAGACAGTGTCCTGCACGCCTCAGACAGTCCCATGCCAGTTGGGTTACACCGGGCAGGAGTCAGTGTGAGGCCTATTTTATATATTTCTGATTCCCTGTATGAGGCTAGATAGCGTCTAGCCCTTGTTCTGGTTCTGTGTTGTCGTGAAGCATAGGGCCGTCTTGGCCAGCTCCCTTATGGTGGAGAGTAGGGCGCTCGCGATTCCAGCTACTCTATCGTTCCGGCTCCTGTACTTCTCCATTAGCTCGTCCACCTTCTCTTCGACCTCTAGGAGTCTCTTACCGCTCGTGTTGGCGACTGCCGAGGCTACAAGTACTAGCAGCGTCGCCACCTCTCTAGCGGTCTCGCCGGCATCCTCCGGGGAGTTCGCGACCTCCCTCATCAGAGTCTCGAAGTTCCCGAGCACCGTGTACATTATCCCGACTGTCATCGGGTTCACGTTCTCGCCGCTGCAGGTTACCACCTTGTTCCTGAAGACGCTCCTAGCCACTATGTCCGTTATCATCCTGGCCTTCTCGTACTCCCTGTAGGCTTCTTCGAGCGTTGTCTTCCCGCTTGCGAGGCCGTCTGTTATATTGTATAGTATGTTTGCTATCAGCTTTAGGAACTTCCTGTTGGCGTCCTTAGCTGAGAGTAACTGGGCCTCGATCACGTTCATTACCTGGACCGCCTCTAATACGTAGTCGCTCTTCCTGAGTCCTTCGAGGATCTCCTCCGGGTCCACCCCGTTTGACCTGGGGAGCTCGATGATGAGCCTGTCATAGCCTGCTACGAATGCGCACCTAGCCAGCTCCTGCGGGTCCAGCTCCTTTAGGTAGCTTGAGAGCTTGACCGTGAGGCTGCCCATGTTCTTGACTAGCTCGGAGCTCGGTGGGAGTATCTTGAGCTGGTTCCCCTCGTCTACTACGACTACCTCGTCTCCTATGCCTATACCCACCTTCCTAGCCCATATCTTCGGCAGCGTTATTATGAGGCTTGAACCGCCTAGTCGCTGTACCCTTCTCTTGGATACTCCTAAGCTCACAGTTATCCCCGGGTATAGTAGTGGCTTGGGAGAAATTTAAAGTTTAACAGTGTTAAAGATCCCCCGCGCTCTAGCCGGCGGAGTGGAGCTCCTCCACATCAACCTCTCCGACGAAGGGCCTGCTAACATCCTTTATGCTAATGACGCCCACGAGCCTACCACTACTATCGACTACCGGCAAGTGCCTGAACCCGAAGTGGAGCATCGTCTCCAAAGCCCTCCTAGCTGGCTCGGACTCCTTTATAGTCACCAGCCTCCTAGTCATGACGTCCCCTAGCTTGACTCTGCTAGGGTCTAGGCCCTTAGCGCACACCTTGATCAGGAGGTCTCGCTCTGTGAAGATGCCTATAGGCTTCAGCTTGTCGTCGACAATGATAACGCTGCCCACGTTCTCCTCAGCCATCTTGCTGACCGCCTTATCCACGGTGTCCTCGGGCTTCATCACTATGGGCTGCTTGGTTATGAGGGAGACTACAGGAAATTCCTCTGCATGAGGCATACTAATCACCGTATGATAGTGTCTCCGCGGTCAAATAAAATATTGTGGTTTATAGGTGAAGATCACTTAGAACTACATATCTTCTTAAACCACTTATGCGCCCTCTCACAGTCACCTCCAGAGTACACCTTGTCATCGCCCAACTCCACTATCACCCTCTTAAACTTATCCACGTCCTCAGCCGTAAGGAAGGGCCTCGACGTCGACTTCGCCGTGGCTGGGCTCAAGCACACGTCGTTCTCCGGGTCCTCCGGGTCGACTATGGTCGTGGGCATCCAGTGCTTCTCGACGAGCCTCCTACTACTGGTATATACGTTCAGGACGCCCCCCACCAGGACTAGGGGGCTCCCGGCGTCCATGGACCTGGCTGTGAGGATCTTGTCTACCAGGCAGTGCTTCATGGTGACAACGTATCCCTCTTTCTTGGGCTGTGGGAGGTATCTGCTGGTGTAGGGCATTGCGTGGCCGATGACTATATCGACCTTGGACATCTCGAAGGCCTTGAATATCAGGGGGTTGAACATGTCCTCGTCTATGAAGACCCCGATCCTGCCAATCCCATTACCACTGTAATCGACTAGGTCAAACACCCCAGGGGTCTTGCCGCATGTGAGCCCCAGGCTCTCCTCGACCGGCGTGAGAGTTATCTTCCTATATTTCTCGATGCCCCCGTCGGGCTTGATTAGGACGGTGGTCTCATAGTTCCTCGGCCCTGCGACCTCGTAGAGGGGGCCGTAGAGTATGTTGACGTTGTGGTTTATGGCGACCTTCCTGAGGAGCCTGACGGGGCTGCTCTGGCCCATCGTCTTCAGGTTCAGCGTGGTCGACCTGTACTTTATCCTGCTCTTAGCCCTCTCCTTATCCCTGATATACTCGGGTATGTTCCCTGTGGCTGGGAAGGCGTGGGAGACTATCAGGTGGATGGGGTTGTTGTTGGCCTTAGCCTCCTCTAGAAAGTTCGTGACTAGGTTCACGAACCTATGGATGTTGTGGGAGTAACTGGGCCCTCCCTTGGCGGCCTTGACGGATCCGTGCAGTACTGCTATGTGTAGCTCTCCCGTCATCGCTTAATCGACCCCCTACTCCTCTTGTACGCTTGAAGGCACTCTGCGATCACTCCAGAATCCTCTCGATACGCCGACGCTATTGGACGGGCGATCCCCTCTATCTCAGAGTATACCTCGCTCATTATATCTATTCTTCGAGCGACACCCTCCTCTATCTGATCCATCTTCTCCTGGAGGATCCTCGTCCTCTCCTCCGAGACCAGCACCGGTATCCGCCTGAGATACCTGTAATCTACGAGCTTCTCTAGGCCACTGGGCTCCTCCACGACCCCCCTAGTCAGGTAGTCGTATACCGCCCTGCCCCTCACAGTGGCGATCAACCTGTCCTCGGGGGCCCGCATGATGTACTTCCTCTTGAACAACGTCTCTATGATCTTGGCATACGTGCTGGGCCTGCCTATGCCCCGCTCCTTCATCAACTGTATAACGTCTCCCTGGGTGTAGAGGGGGACCTTGCTCCTCTTCCTCACGAACTCCAGCACCGCCGCGACCTTGCCCAGGGGCAGTGGCGGCTGCTCCCTGACATAGGGCCATACCAGCGTGTAGCCCCTCGCCTCGTCGCCCCCTCCAACTCCGACCTCTACGATCCTCTCCAGCTCCAGGTAGGAGTCGGACCCGAGTATCTCTACCCTATACCTGGCCCTCCTCAGCGAGGCCCCCCGCATCTGGCTCGCTATAAACCTCCTGAATATCAAGTCGTAGAGCCGGAAGTGGGCGTTGGTTAGCCTGGTTGCAACAGTTATAACGCCCTCCTCTATCAGGCCGCGCAGCGTCTCGGCATCTATGGGCCTGGTGGGCCTTATCGCCTCATGGGCGCCTCCGGCCCCCCATCTCCTTGGCTTGAAGAGCTTCTCCCCCATGTCGCCGTAGGCCTCCCGCAGCCACTCCCTGGCTATCTGGATCCCCCTCTCGCTCACCCTCGTGGAGTCGGTTCTGTGGTAGGTGATTAGTCCCAGCTCGAAGAGGTTCTGGGCGAGCCTCATGGTCTCCGGGGCTCCGAGGCCGAGGTACCTATTGGCGTCTGCTATCAGCGTGTCGGTCGTGTACGGCGGGGGTGGGGGCGATTCCTCGATTCTCTCCTCGACCAGGGTTATTTCGAGGTCGACATCTACGGTCTTCGTCTTCTTGAAGAACTCCCTGAGCCTGTGGGCCTCGCCGAGAAGGTCTAGCTCGGTGAAGTATATCCTTGTTGAATCTAGGATTAGCCGGTACTCG contains the following coding sequences:
- a CDS encoding CBS domain-containing protein, which translates into the protein MVPLKLPRKQLPLLARDIMSAPPFTISEKTNLREAAKIMCDNKVGSVLVVGNDGELRGILTERDLTCAMTRETSEVPICDLPVWEFMTPDPAYVHPETPITEVMEKFRELGVRHLPVVDRDGKPVGVISIRDVLALIEILFRVFK
- a CDS encoding AbrB/MazE/SpoVT family DNA-binding domain-containing protein encodes the protein MSLGVSKRRVQRLGGSSLIITLPKIWARKVGIGIGDEVVVVDEGNQLKILPPSSELVKNMGSLTVKLSSYLKELDPQELARCAFVAGYDRLIIELPRSNGVDPEEILEGLRKSDYVLEAVQVMNVIEAQLLSAKDANRKFLKLIANILYNITDGLASGKTTLEEAYREYEKARMITDIVARSVFRNKVVTCSGENVNPMTVGIMYTVLGNFETLMREVANSPEDAGETAREVATLLVLVASAVANTSGKRLLEVEEKVDELMEKYRSRNDRVAGIASALLSTIRELAKTALCFTTTQNQNKG
- a CDS encoding CBS domain-containing protein encodes the protein MPHAEEFPVVSLITKQPIVMKPEDTVDKAVSKMAEENVGSVIIVDDKLKPIGIFTERDLLIKVCAKGLDPSRVKLGDVMTRRLVTIKESEPARRALETMLHFGFRHLPVVDSSGRLVGVISIKDVSRPFVGEVDVEELHSAG
- a CDS encoding carbon-nitrogen hydrolase family protein, producing the protein MTGELHIAVLHGSVKAAKGGPSYSHNIHRFVNLVTNFLEEAKANNNPIHLIVSHAFPATGNIPEYIRDKERAKSRIKYRSTTLNLKTMGQSSPVRLLRKVAINHNVNILYGPLYEVAGPRNYETTVLIKPDGGIEKYRKITLTPVEESLGLTCGKTPGVFDLVDYSGNGIGRIGVFIDEDMFNPLIFKAFEMSKVDIVIGHAMPYTSRYLPQPKKEGYVVTMKHCLVDKILTARSMDAGSPLVLVGGVLNVYTSSRRLVEKHWMPTTIVDPEDPENDVCLSPATAKSTSRPFLTAEDVDKFKRVIVELGDDKVYSGGDCERAHKWFKKICSSK